In one window of Fibrobacter sp. UWB5 DNA:
- a CDS encoding GGDEF domain-containing protein, translating to MSDFVFYAEVSVGCACVLTLLLYSIKRLPTPQFKFKLFHNLVLWHILYFLSDALWALVNDGIIPKNVYSVLAVNYSNAIIISLLFYSCFTFAEMSTRPEMTRLQIHSLQAKLRIPIFVEMVLLLVSFVVTPGFWLDDKLELRDLYYVVLMFLPFIYIMTVTVRCFFRGLKPENRKNFKTYLIVGSYTPGCIVAAALQVFFSMTTPIFCFWCTMIILFVYLNLQNLLISTDTLTSLNNRNQLERFLQSPRDSKSYYVVMVDVDHFKQINDTYGHIEGDRALVLVSKALKSACACMGKSVFLCRYGGDEFLLVVQTEIPEYVIRIIRECLREEIENRDERRYYTLQVSIGYASWDGRISNFRKSVIDADQMMYEDKRST from the coding sequence ATGAGTGATTTTGTTTTTTATGCAGAAGTCAGTGTCGGCTGTGCGTGTGTCTTGACACTCCTTTTGTATAGCATCAAAAGACTCCCGACGCCGCAGTTCAAATTCAAGCTTTTCCATAACTTGGTGCTGTGGCATATTCTCTATTTCTTGAGCGATGCGCTTTGGGCGCTTGTAAACGACGGCATCATTCCCAAAAATGTCTATAGCGTTTTGGCGGTAAACTACTCGAACGCGATTATTATTTCGTTGCTTTTTTATAGCTGCTTTACTTTTGCCGAAATGAGCACGCGCCCAGAGATGACTCGCTTGCAAATCCACAGCCTTCAGGCAAAACTCCGAATTCCGATTTTTGTAGAAATGGTGCTGTTGCTTGTTTCGTTTGTAGTTACGCCTGGTTTTTGGCTAGACGACAAACTGGAACTGCGTGACTTGTACTATGTTGTGCTGATGTTCCTCCCGTTTATTTACATCATGACGGTGACGGTCCGGTGCTTTTTCCGCGGACTTAAACCGGAAAATCGCAAGAATTTCAAGACGTACTTGATTGTGGGTAGCTACACCCCGGGCTGCATAGTGGCGGCAGCCTTGCAGGTGTTCTTCTCGATGACGACGCCGATTTTCTGCTTCTGGTGTACCATGATCATTCTGTTCGTTTACCTGAACCTGCAAAATCTTCTGATTTCGACGGATACGCTGACCTCGCTCAACAACCGTAACCAGTTGGAACGCTTTTTGCAGTCTCCGCGCGACTCCAAGAGCTATTACGTGGTGATGGTGGATGTGGACCATTTCAAGCAGATTAACGATACCTACGGCCATATCGAAGGCGATCGCGCACTTGTGCTTGTTTCTAAGGCGCTCAAGAGCGCATGTGCCTGCATGGGCAAATCGGTGTTCCTGTGCCGTTATGGCGGCGATGAATTCTTGCTTGTTGTGCAGACGGAAATACCCGAATATGTCATCAGGATTATCCGCGAATGCTTGCGTGAAGAAATTGAAAATCGCGACGAACGCCGGTATTATACGCTCCAGGTGAGCATCGGTTATGCCAGTTGGGATGGTCGTATTTCGAACTTCAGGAAGAGCGTCATTGATGCAGACCAGATGATGTACGAAGACAAGCGTTCGACGTAA
- a CDS encoding class I SAM-dependent RNA methyltransferase: MFFEQAIAHQVPGYTREADSAHGESLAMLDYKDELRIKDLAIQEFWDVNRLAGTPQKVIASPLPRAYRTTSKRRVYMQPGNLQFDRQESMLEPEEHNKIYDFLFEKLIQPAYKPLAYALNWIIIRGTYQYRVVIFNIKKIDASVVRKLKLISDALKETPFKVTAAHAYVDTTESDYYLESKRPTEGLNFKQLYGPREMSLGLGKFSLRYPVTGFSQINESQIHNLIKAASRLLSLSKEDHFLDLYCGYGLFSFALGEAAKDVLGVEWEGPSIDCAKASAKHLKKSYRFIAGKIDEMFVQTRLPRPIPGEPEKILLDPPRKGCEPGVIHALAMRKPIRVCHVFCGTDEIPASLKEWERYGYRVREIQPLDLFPGTPHLETIVMLERK; encoded by the coding sequence ATGTTTTTCGAACAAGCCATTGCACATCAGGTTCCGGGCTACACCCGCGAAGCAGATTCCGCCCACGGCGAATCGCTCGCGATGCTCGATTACAAAGACGAGCTCCGCATTAAGGACCTCGCCATTCAAGAATTCTGGGACGTCAATCGCCTTGCGGGCACCCCGCAGAAGGTGATTGCAAGCCCGCTGCCGCGCGCCTACCGCACCACAAGCAAGCGCCGCGTATACATGCAACCGGGCAACCTGCAGTTCGATCGTCAAGAATCGATGCTCGAGCCCGAAGAACACAACAAGATTTACGACTTCTTGTTCGAAAAGCTGATTCAGCCGGCTTACAAGCCGCTGGCCTACGCTCTCAACTGGATTATTATCCGCGGCACCTACCAGTATCGCGTGGTCATTTTCAACATCAAGAAGATTGATGCAAGCGTCGTTCGCAAACTCAAGCTGATTTCGGACGCCTTGAAAGAAACCCCTTTCAAGGTGACGGCCGCGCACGCCTACGTGGACACGACTGAATCGGATTACTACTTGGAATCAAAGCGCCCGACCGAAGGCTTAAACTTCAAGCAGCTCTATGGCCCGCGCGAAATGAGCCTGGGACTCGGCAAGTTCAGCTTGCGCTACCCTGTCACGGGATTCAGCCAGATTAACGAAAGCCAGATTCACAACTTGATCAAGGCTGCAAGCCGCTTGCTCAGTCTGAGCAAAGAAGACCATTTCTTAGATTTGTATTGCGGTTACGGATTGTTCAGCTTTGCGCTCGGCGAAGCCGCCAAGGACGTCTTGGGCGTGGAATGGGAAGGTCCGTCGATTGATTGCGCAAAGGCTTCTGCCAAGCACCTCAAAAAGTCTTACCGCTTTATCGCCGGCAAGATTGACGAAATGTTCGTGCAGACTCGCCTGCCGCGGCCGATCCCAGGCGAACCCGAAAAAATCCTGCTGGACCCGCCTCGCAAGGGCTGCGAACCCGGCGTGATTCATGCACTTGCCATGCGCAAACCGATTCGCGTATGCCATGTGTTCTGCGGCACCGACGAAATCCCGGCCTCGCTCAAGGAATGGGAACGCTACGGCTACCGCGTGCGCGAAATCCAGCCGCTGGACTTGTTCCCCGGCACCCCGCATCTCGAAACGATTGTTATGCTGGAGAGAAAGTAG
- a CDS encoding MFS transporter, whose product MSAEVSTTEKPALWTRNFVTVAAANFLLFFSFYQLLPILPLYIIEKFATDNATAGFIISLYTIGALACRPFAGFLVDTLSRKPLYFWTFFAFTACFLGYKTVGILPILAAVRFAHGLFFGISSTASNTVAIDALPASRRGEGIGYFGISVNLAFATGPMTGMFLYEAFGDTIVFAISIILCVIGLILVQTLNVPRKEKKPHAPLSLDRFFLTRAIPQFVNFIFVGFAYGPVTNYIALYAKELGIGGSGWFYALIAAGLIMNRIMTGRLIDRGYLIHLVGTGMTLNVVAYFILAFSHSPITFFVAAFLIGTSLGLIFPGYQTMCVNLARHDQRGTANSTYLSGWDIGIGAGILTGGSMAGYFGMHQPVFLACAIALVIADVLYFTWTARHYSKNKLEG is encoded by the coding sequence ATGTCAGCAGAAGTTTCGACAACAGAAAAGCCTGCACTATGGACGCGGAATTTCGTGACGGTTGCCGCCGCGAACTTCTTGCTGTTCTTCAGCTTTTACCAGCTGCTGCCGATTCTCCCGCTCTACATTATCGAGAAATTCGCGACCGACAACGCGACCGCCGGATTTATCATCTCGCTTTATACGATTGGTGCACTTGCCTGCAGGCCTTTCGCCGGATTCTTGGTGGATACGCTCAGCCGCAAGCCCTTGTACTTTTGGACATTCTTCGCGTTTACCGCCTGCTTTTTAGGCTACAAGACCGTCGGCATTTTGCCGATTCTTGCCGCCGTGCGGTTTGCGCATGGTCTGTTCTTCGGAATCTCGAGCACGGCGAGCAATACGGTCGCCATCGACGCCCTGCCCGCAAGCCGTCGCGGTGAAGGCATCGGCTACTTCGGCATCAGCGTGAATCTGGCGTTTGCGACAGGCCCCATGACCGGCATGTTCCTGTATGAGGCTTTCGGCGACACCATCGTGTTTGCGATTTCGATTATTTTGTGCGTAATTGGCTTGATTCTTGTGCAAACTTTGAACGTGCCACGCAAAGAAAAGAAACCGCACGCACCGCTTTCGCTTGACCGATTCTTCTTAACCCGCGCCATTCCGCAATTCGTAAACTTCATCTTCGTCGGATTCGCCTACGGCCCGGTCACCAACTACATCGCCCTTTACGCCAAGGAGCTTGGCATCGGCGGTTCCGGCTGGTTCTACGCCTTGATTGCGGCCGGCCTGATTATGAACCGCATTATGACAGGGCGCTTGATTGACCGCGGCTACCTGATTCACCTGGTGGGCACCGGCATGACCTTGAATGTGGTTGCCTACTTCATTCTCGCCTTCAGCCACTCGCCCATCACCTTCTTTGTCGCGGCATTCCTGATCGGTACAAGCCTCGGCCTGATTTTCCCGGGCTACCAGACCATGTGCGTGAACCTCGCCCGCCATGACCAGCGCGGCACCGCCAACAGCACCTACCTAAGCGGTTGGGACATCGGTATCGGAGCAGGAATTCTCACAGGCGGATCGATGGCAGGATATTTTGGCATGCACCAGCCGGTATTCCTCGCCTGCGCCATAGCACTCGTAATCGCCGACGTGCTTTACTTCACGTGGACCGCAAGACATTATTCGAAAAATAAACTTGAAGGATAA